The DNA sequence CAACCCGAAAAGATACATTTCTAAACAAAGTTTGACCTATAGATGTAATAAGCCAATAGGAAATTATAAGAAGTGACAGGTTAATATTAGCTTTTAACTATCAATGGAGAATTGGAAAAAGAAATGGCTGGCACTGACCACCAGTTATTTctcaataagaaaagaaagcttGGGCCCAATTAAAGGATCTTTTAGATTTGGGACTTTTTTATCTTTGCCCCCAATTCTCCAAATTAAGTTCCTGTCccgttttcaaataaaatacatagacacccctttttttctttggtgTGAATTTGGGTCCTTGTCCACTCAGTTCACAACTTATTTTCGAAAAAATATTGCGAACTCACCTTAGGAATTTGATTTTCTGTAAACTAAattcttaacattttttattgaaagttATTATGTATCCTTAAATCCTAAAAGACATAATAAACTTCAAAGctaaaatgaattttgttttccttttttttattataagtcTTGTTCTAGTAGTGCATTATTTAAATTGCAATAATTGCTTACACAATCAATTCATTAATTCAGCTTTAAGGATAATTTTCACTTTGTACATGTATGATacgattcattttattttaattaattgaaatgtaGAAGTTTTAAGTATAGATATTGTTTGTCTGGAAAGTTGTAATGGTACTGGCCGACTTGTCGTCGTCTAGCAATTTGTCTTGTGTTTGTGTATGTGCAATTGAAGTACCTTTTACTCAAACTAAAACTTCCATAAAACATAACTGAAATAATCCATTGAAcgtaaaatttagaaaaaaaaagtcgaaCACCCATACATAACCGTTATGAAGTTTTGTACAAATACTATCATCATTCTATCATTAGTCTAGATACACTCATGCACCACAGAAACATATGCATAGATACAGGGTATGGGGGATCCAGAGCTCTTTCTCTCTTTGTCTATACAGGGTACTGacattgtaattgtaatttgtaGACACTTTTGGTTTTCTTGTTTGCATTGTCATCACGATGTTCATTGTTGAACATTGTTAGTGATCAAATTGACAGGTACAAATGTCTTTAATACTCTTTTGAAGCTTTTTttgttatgaatatttttataacttgttttttatgattaatgactattgttttatatacaaattatgttcattagtgaaccttagtttcctatttgagattcaatacaatgattttATCAGTAGAAAGAgtcattttttatactaattaacttatgtttcattatatcatgcagtattttactaATCCAAGACCATTAAAATCAAAGAGATTAAAGGAAATTCACATTCAGTGAGCAAGATTTTATCtcagttaaaaatgaaacactaggtgtttaaaaaattttacaattgTATATAGTTATGCTTAATTAGATTCAGTTATAGTATATGATTTAAtgtattgatgttattattttctttaactatttcttataattaatagtaattattcaataataatataaaattttgtattgtaAAACTGCCTAAATTGATCTGTTTTTAAATTTGCAAGTTTaggtaatattaaaaaaacagacaagatattaaaaaaattgcaaaaaacatcgatttttctaaaaatttatgTAGTGCaaaaaacattgatttttagaaaattgatgttgttttggcatattttacatttttttggttaatttgCTGATTATACGACATCAATGTtcttaaaaaccgatgttatgtagagtatgttaacatcgattttacgaaaaccgatgttaacattgatgaTGTTAACGTCGGtagtttcaacatcgattttttgaaagtaaaaaaagaccaattttaaaagtctattttctaataatgttgataattttaaagatttaattgtGTCAAATCTAGTAGATGAATGTAATTTGTCCAAATTCGTAGGATCAAGTTTAGGGGAAATAAATCTGAACCAAATCAGATTAGATATATTTTAGGAAGTTTTTATCTTGATTATTGTATTTTCTCTCTATTTATGTGGAGATTTGTTTCCTAATTATAggagatttatttttcttatttgtagCGTGAATAAATACCAATTGTACCATTATTTtgaattcattgagaaatagaATATTTACTATAAACctaaaaattgtatatttattttgtcaGTCTTTTGGAGATTCCACTTTAAACTAATAATATGActaaaattaaagtatataaatGAAAGGTGACCCTCAATGTATTTGTGGGGTTGAATTAAACTCAAATCCAAATTCTAATATAGTCTATCCTAATGATTATTATTGAGTCTATCGAGTCACTACAATTGGGTTCTTATCAGACCACCCATAAATGTTCAATCCTGCAAACTTCATGCTCAAGATGTCTAGTCCACGACGTGAGAGGTATAATGGAGATCTCATATCAACTAGTAATATGACCAAATTAAAGAATATAAGTGGATACAACCCTCACTttacaaatcaattttttagaattgaatTTTGTCTAAACCTAAATTCTAAGATATAAATGTGATGTAGGCATGTAACTATATTATTAATTCACCCAAAATTATGTGAATTTAGATAATATTACTAACATATTGGTACTTTCAAAATCATATGCGTATTGGAAAAACTTGTGAAATAAGGTTATATGACGTGGATAACGTGCAAGATCAGAATGTTAGCATCTTATCACGCAAATGCAAGCTAAAGATGCATAAGGCATACCTCTTTGATCGAATAGTTCTTTTGGTTCCACCTTTAACATTGCTTTTATTAGTTCTGGACCGTTGAACTCCTGTAATCAGCAGCCTCTTGtttattataacaataaaatcaaGCTTCCTAGCAAAAGCTGTGTTTAAACTAACCTTTTGTCTTAACCTGGGGTGATTGGATTTCAATATCCCGGGTTTCAATATCCCCTTGATCCGACTCTGTCAACTCACTTGAAGCACCAGAATGTGATTCTGACACAAGTTTAGATTCTGATCTCTCATTTAAAGGCATAGTTGCCTCTTCAGTGTAAGCATCAATTATTTCACCTTCTGTTTCATCTGGCagaaaattcataattaaaaaaaaatcctgctCATCGGACTTCGTTCGAAGCAGACAATTGTTTATCCAGTAAAATCATATAGTGTATTAGTGCTTCGAGTAGTTGATTACTATCACTCAATGTACTGCTATAAATTTAACCAGGACATTGAGTGATAGTAATCAACCTGAAGAAGAAACCAGGacattttaaagtttaaaagttAACCTGAAGAAGAATTAGATGACAAGTGATCTTCAGAATTTATAGTCACGGTAAAACCTTCCCTGCTGCCAATCTTCTGTTGATGGATTTGAGCATTTCGAGCAGTAACTTCCTGTTCCTTTTTATCTGTGTGAAACTTATTCAGCTtatcctcaaactcttcaatgcAAGCTTTAAGTTCAAGTTTTGCAAACTTCTTTCCCtgctttcaatttaaattatacaaGAAAAAGAGTCAGTCATTTTTACAAAAAGTATGCATGagcaacaaaaacataattacctTGTTCAGTATGTTCCTGAAATGGTCCATAACAGAATCCTCTGACAAGACATGTTCATAGGACTTAAATAACTCTATTAGTTTTTTCATCCCTTTTTCAGTAAACGATAACTGAGAGAGACAATAAGATATATATTCCCATTGTCTAACATCTGCAgagaaataaaatcatgatcACTATTAGCAATAAACTACAAACTTCTCTTGGTTTTGTAATTGATTTCAAAGCCCTTCAGAATTACAAGAATATAACTCATGCTTTAACTCATTGGCTGATCGAATGTGAAATCAGGAACTGTTGTTTAGCATATTCTATATACTTTAAATTGGAAAACATTTTACCAGAATAGTCTAAATCTTCTTAATCTTTATATAAGATATGCCCAATCTTAGTGAGTGTTTGATATCTCATTTGCTGCTTCTGCATATTTGGTTCATTTGTATGACTTTTATTATTAACGCACGTACAGAACATAAAAGCAAACATGCAGTCACGGTTAATTGTGTACGACCACAGACAAACTTCTGGGAGATCAGAATTTCATGCAGACCTAAGGAAGTGATTCTTGATGCGaaaaattttctattaattaaaataatatacccTCAAGGATGCTATATAAAACACTAGTTTAGACAATTTTAGGCataaaattgtgaaactttttattaatttggcTGAACTGGCtttaattagtatttaaaaaaatttaaaggataAAGAAGATATACCTGTAACACCACTAAACCGATGACATAGCTTTTCCACGAGAGCTTCCATTTGTCTATCCTGGAGTACTTAATGAAACTAATGTGAGGATGGCAATCAGAATAAATATAGAACAATTTCAGCATTGTCAGGTAATCAATACCTTCTTGATGGAAGCAATTAAAAATTGCATGATGTTGCAGAAAGAATCTTTGCTCAGATTTTGCTGGGATAATTTGCTTAGAATATCCGGAAGTAAGTTATATATTGGATTGTTTCCTGTTATAATCCATAAAACTATATCAAACAACTTTCTGCCTTTAAAAATGCAATATCGAGAATAATAGCAGATACTTATctacaaaagagaaaatcatAATACAAGTAAAAACCTTTCTTGgaaagttcaagaaaaaatagCTTAGCTAGATTTGAAATTCTCTCATCTTCGTCTTCTAATCTTACAGCCATTTCATTAATGTATCCTTTTACCTGATCAAGAAATGATTGCATCAGTGTCTAAATCACTGcacaaattgaaaaaagaaataacttaaGTAACCACTACCTTCATCATGTCATTTAGTATGAGATGTGAAAGCACCAACACAGCATTCTTCCTAACAGATGCACAGGGATCTTTTAGGCGCGCATACATGTTTTCTGTCCATGGTTCTAAGAGGTTGGGAAACCGTACTGCTAAATCTCCCAATGCAATTGTGCAATTAGAACGAACAATTTCAGAATGTGCACCTTCCACAACCGTGAAAAGGAGTTGGAGATTTGCATCACTGAAAAAATTCACTTTATTTTCACTCCATAACAAGGCATAAATAAGTACCAGCAAAAAATAAGTGGAAGGAAGTGCAGATTTAACATGGAACTCACCAAAAATCTGCATCGATAATCATCAATCGACACAGAGCAAGCATTGCAGATGCCTGTAATTCTGGATACTGGATAAATGGAAGAAGTTACATCAGcaacaaatttgttttataatgtttaaaattttattcaaaacttgagATTAATTAACTTTTGAAATCATATCCTATTTTCACATTtcgtaaaagaaaaattgattggcaaatgttaattgtttgttttgttagtttttgttagtgggAGGGATTTGAACCCACAACCTCTCCCGAGACCTCCCCCCTTCTTCCTTCAACCATCAAGTCAACCTTATAATTCCATTTCACATTTTGACAATAACTGTTGGCTTCAATATATGGCCATTAACTTAGAATACAAAAAAGCTACCAAATAATGAATAGAAAAATGCAAGACAGCTAAGTTTCTTGAAGGAAATTGAGGAAATCACCTTCTGCATTAGTCCTAAATTTTTACAAAGCTTTGACAAAAAGGTTGCACAGATACCAATCAAATTCTTTTCATTTGAACCACCAGATACTATTTCTTTTTCTGCCTTTTCAAACAAAGCATCAAGCGCTGCATCCTCAGAGGCAGCAAATCCTAACTCTGCATTTATATCATTATCCTGCAATGGATTAACAAGTCAAACTTAATAGATTTTGACATCAAAAGATCAAGATGTATTGCTGTCACTGACAACTGATAGTTGAAGCTATCAGGATGACATGACCAtaagaaagaaacattgattgCACCTTCTGTGTACCAGTTGATACGGTGCCATTGCTGTCTAGGTTCTGATTCTCATTgtcctttttctcttttgtaagtTTCTGCTTCTGAATTTTACGGGCACAGGATTCAATATATACCAGTTGATTCATGGCAACATGacttattataaataaacatcTGCTAAGCTTTGCTACTTGAACTGTGAGAGGCATACTGCCACTACTTGTGTCAATGTCACTCTGCACATTAACACCGCCATCATTACAGACAGAACTGAGAGATTTCTTTATCATATCAGCTGCTATGGTTTCTGGGGTAGGGTGAATGGCATAGATTGCAGCTATGGCTTTGTCAGCAGCAGCAAACCAAATATTTGCGGGAAGCCAAAAACCAGTGATTAAACTTTCTAGAAAACCAAATATTCGAGCACTACTACTAGCCAGCAGTTTTTTCTTGTCATCTTCGGACAGTCTCTGGATAGCAAGACAAGCTGTCCTAGCAAGCAAAGGATCAACTTTGGACCAACGACCAAACCCAATATCAATGATGTCCTGAAAATGTGAGCCAAGCACACCAGAGGACGTCTTTGCAACCATGCAAAGGACTGATAAAGCACCACGGCTTTGCTCTGCAGTGGTTCCACCAACATTAAAGCAAAAGAAATCCCATAATGCTGATATCTGCAGTAGCAATGATGAGATGAGGAAACCAAATAGTGAGAACCAAATTAGAAACACTGGCAGGAAGAATTTCTTTCAATgggagaaataaaaggaaactacaaTACTGATTCAAGTAAGAGATCATAACTCAAGTCAGCCTCAACAATAAGAACCCTACTTACCACTGTAAagcatatttatatatttatatttatttattcttttattatacatatttattaatttatttattgtttaagaCCAGTGTTTATCATCAAATGATATgtaaacatgaaaattaagccaatctcaatctcatatttaaatttgtgaacACGGATAtataaactgaaaaataaaacataagggCTTCATTCCATAAAACATTTAGAAAGAGTCAAACTTGGTAGGGTACATTTCTTGGTCAAGTTTTCTATTTCTAGGGAATAAAGCATCATTCTGCAGTCCTATCTAGAGGCATTCAACTAATTCATACAGCACACATACTACTCAAGGTGGTACATGAAAATACCGTGCTGGAAGATATTTCACCCTTAGAGACCAGGGCACCAACTATAAACTCAAGAGCTGCTAGATCTCCTATATTGGAATCAGTGGCAAGACTCAAAAGATTATTGGCAGTTTCAATTGGACTTTTCCTGATATATATTGTATGGAAAGCGCTCTCCACTGCTTCATAGATGGATTTATCCTGAGAAAATACCTACAAATGAGAGATGACAGAAAGaaagaattaattttagaaaaatcaagGATTACATACATACAAAGAGTGCATAGCCTCTAACAcattaaaaaacaatcaaataaacCTTGAATATCCTTGTTTCAcagcaaggttttaaattgcaatcTGCAACCACAGTTGCAATCACATTTGCCTATCATTTCCCCCTATTTAGATAACCACAATACGACTGTGTTTGCAACATAACGTTTCACTATAAAAAGAACAACGGCTTACCAATGGTAACATCTTTCGAAGACATTCCTCAGAGTCATCAATCTGAAACTGTTTGCATCTCATCAATAAGAGAATTGTGTTCTCTACATCAGTAGCAGAAGATGAAGCCATCAATTGGACAAGTGTTGGCATTGTGGCTCCAATGCATTTAGAGAACCGCAATCCAGCCTCAAGAGATGCAACCAATGCCCTAGTCTGTTCCAAGTTCCCAACATCTGGCACACTACTGTTCTGCAGAGGGATCGCTTCTTCTGATTGGGACAGGCAACTATCAGTTAAACTGTCTAGTTGCTGCCCCTTCACAACATTTTCACAATTTAAATCATCCACTTCTCCATCCCCATTGTAAATATCAGTATCAGAGGAGGGTTCTGCTCCTTCTGAAGGCTCAAGCTCTTTCAACTTCTTTTTGTACTGATCTAAGGTTGCTTCGAATGAAGCAATTCGAAGCTGTGGACCAAAAGGGTTGTGCTGCAGCATCATGATCAACAGATTCAAAGCAGATTTTCTGACAATTGCACTCTTGTCCTCCAACCTTCCAGCAGCAACTTCTGCAACCTCATTCCACAGGCCAATTGAAATAGAGTGCTCCTCACATAACTCTGCCCACACCTGAAGAACTCGACTTCTGGTGTAGGCAGAAACATCTCTACAACGCTCAAGCAAGATTTCCAACATAGCTTGCTTGGTACGCAAACGAATGGACTTGGAAGTCACTTCACCACCATCAACATCTTTAAATGCCTTGGCTATTAACTTCCCCAGCACCGCAACAAGTGCATTTCGAATCTTATAGGACTCTCCACCAAAGTGAGGGACAAGAATGCCAATGTTAGTCGAAATCAGTTTTGGTATGCGGTCAGCAAGCTCAACCAGGAAACGACCCACATTTTCAGCCCCAACAGTGTCTTTCACGTAATCTTTGGGATTAGTCCTTCCAATCTCCCTAACAAGTGACATGGCAAGGCTTCCATCTGCATACTTCTTCTCAGCACCAGCAACTGCATCCGCCATGTGCGTGACCACAAAATCATACTTGTGAATCAGGTGCATGATGGATGCACACGACTGTGCGGTGTAATGGTACTTGGTAGAGCAGGCTCCAATTATACGGCACAGGGCATCTTTCAAATCAGAATCTTTTAAGAgagttgcatcctcaaacataAAGAATGCATTTCTGCAACAAGTGAGGGCCAACTCAGAAAGTTCTTCTAAGAATAAAGTCAGATTGAATACTTGTTCTAAAAATACACAAAGCACTCACTTTGTAATGAAAGACAAATAGTTTTCGTCCAGGTCCGGCGAGCCAAAAAGCAGTTCAAGGTTTATCTCCAAAGAATTGGCAATGAGATTGAGGATCCGAGCTCTCTGTGCCTCCCAATTCCATGAATTGACAGCGGGTTTCTTCCTAGCACTTGGGGCCACCACCTGAAAGCGGAAACTATCAGGAATTTCTTTGAATTTAAGGAATAACAATTGGAGTATGTATTGTAGAGAAGGAAGGAACCTTggaggcgttgttgttgttgctgagaaGAAAAATGTTGAGGAGGAAGAAGGTGTATATTTTGAAAGCATTGCGGTGAGAGGCGAGGGGAACGTGGTGGTCATGGGAGGCCCTGGAGAGGGAATCGAAGTTGGGGAGAAGGACGGCGAGGTTGGAACGAAGAGTTTCGAGGAGGTTTAATTTGGAGGAGGGGGAGAGAAGGGCGAAGCCGCGAACCAAGGAGTACACGCGGTCGAACACATCCTGCTCCTCAACGCACAGGATTTCCTTGTCCGAAAGATCAAACGACACACCTGTTTGTTTGTTCACAAACGAAAATGTTGGTTTCAATTTGAGATTCATTTTTCGATTGAGAAGAGTGAGATTGTTTTACCTTTGACGAACTCTTCGAGTTGAGAGGAGACAAGGGAAGCGATGTTGACAGGGTTCTGGACGTAGAGCCTGTCGTCGTCTTCGCGTCCTTCGTGTTCCAGGTCTTCCAGTGTGCGAGGGAAGACGAAGAGGGGAGCCatagaagagagaaagagaaaagcgGAAGCGATTTGTTTTTCTGATTTCTGCGCTCCCCAATTTCAAATGAAACTGAAAGTTGTTAAAGGCGGCAAGGACCATCCCGTCCAAACTTCATACGATACGACTGTGTTTAATTTAAAGCTAAATTACAATTCTAGTCTCCCTTTAAGGCCAATTTgcaatttttgtcttttttttctcattttggtatatgtttaaaaaggattttttaaatgtaattttagttttttattttattaaattcacaattttagtctctcattttaaaataaaaatatttagtcattttattttaaaatatctataattttagtttcgtattttaaaatagagatatttgatcatcttattttataaaattttcagaTTTAGTCAAATTCTTAATTTCACctacattttatttcttttattttgatccaGTTAAATCATAGACctaacatattcatttaagacatcattaaaaaataatttaattaattataatgtaagaaataaaatgtagataaaattgcagattgaactagaatttcttttttttaatatatgatcaaaattgtgatttttttaaataaaatttaaaaaataaatgtctctattttgaaataggaaactaaaattataaatttttaaaacaaagaattaaatatctatattttaaaatggaaagaccaaaactaaaaattaaataaaataaagagacgaaaattacatttaagtcttttaaaaaatctaaaattttcatttaatcttcaattttgcatatgttatatttcttttttatattttaattacttaatttactttttatagtACCTTAAGTAAATATATCAGGTAGAGGGttcaattagattaaaaaaaaaaaaacatatacaaaatttaatattggatcaaaattacatattttcaaaattaagaatcaaatgataaagtattaaagaaaaatgaaaattataatttaacatttaattagTATAGAAACCATCTTATgggatatattaatattattgacattcaataattttaagataaattattatataaaaatatgaacgATGtccatattttcaaatttatattatgtCTTATGGGACAAAAAATTGGCACATATATCTTATATTGAATagtatctatttatttttaaattgcctTGTCAAGTAGCTAGGTAAAAGTAATGATTTGGCATACTAATGGGAATAAATAGTAATTTCatgcaatatttatatttaaattataaacattatatTAGAACCACGTTAGGTTTTTGGGGCGATTCATTGATAAATAAATTCCACATGaatttacatttaatttaataatactataatattttattaagattgAATAAATAGTCAAGGACCTACATAATAATTCGATTGAAGAAGAAGACTTATATAAACCTACAAGGTTTAGTAtagtgttggacaagtggtctcaataacttaagagggggtgaattaagtttcaaaattttcactaataaacttttaactcccttctaaatgatagactcaaaatgcagaagaaaaaacattattcaatttaataatgttctttaaacatgcaagacaaaattgattgcaataacataaatgagataagggaagagagaaatgcaaactcgatttatactggttcagccacttctcgtgcctacgtccagtcctcaagcaacccatttgagattttcactaactttgtaaaaaaaacctttttacaactcctgaacacccaaggaatctctttcccttgtgttcaagaaactcacaattcaagagacaatcagtctcttgattacaacttacttgttgagatgaacaaaaagatttctcttttttaaagtggataatacaatttgatgtttctggatgaactctcaatagatttgctaGTGTTTTctcaagagttgttgagagagcatttgacaatgaagttgatgcaatcctaccccccaagggcattggatagaagactccaagaagattgggccaaaaatgcaagagaaggccctagggttctcatgagccttagggtagatttcgggcccatgggctaagtatgagcccacttatcttggtacatattagattaaggtttcattaattttgggccttgtatttagggctccatattgtaggtagggtaccctagaaatataggatttttcagcccttgtattttagggcacctagactagt is a window from the Glycine max cultivar Williams 82 chromosome 2, Glycine_max_v4.0, whole genome shotgun sequence genome containing:
- the LOC100820482 gene encoding condensin complex subunit 1 isoform X1 — translated: MAPLFVFPRTLEDLEHEGREDDDRLYVQNPVNIASLVSSQLEEFVKGVSFDLSDKEILCVEEQDVFDRVYSLVRGFALLSPSSKLNLLETLRSNLAVLLPNFDSLSRASHDHHVPLASHRNAFKIYTFFLLNIFLLSNNNNASKVVAPSARKKPAVNSWNWEAQRARILNLIANSLEINLELLFGSPDLDENYLSFITKNAFFMFEDATLLKDSDLKDALCRIIGACSTKYHYTAQSCASIMHLIHKYDFVVTHMADAVAGAEKKYADGSLAMSLVREIGRTNPKDYVKDTVGAENVGRFLVELADRIPKLISTNIGILVPHFGGESYKIRNALVAVLGKLIAKAFKDVDGGEVTSKSIRLRTKQAMLEILLERCRDVSAYTRSRVLQVWAELCEEHSISIGLWNEVAEVAAGRLEDKSAIVRKSALNLLIMMLQHNPFGPQLRIASFEATLDQYKKKLKELEPSEGAEPSSDTDIYNGDGEVDDLNCENVVKGQQLDSLTDSCLSQSEEAIPLQNSSVPDVGNLEQTRALVASLEAGLRFSKCIGATMPTLVQLMASSSATDVENTILLLMRCKQFQIDDSEECLRKMLPLVFSQDKSIYEAVESAFHTIYIRKSPIETANNLLSLATDSNIGDLAALEFIVGALVSKGEISSSTISALWDFFCFNVGGTTAEQSRGALSVLCMVAKTSSGVLGSHFQDIIDIGFGRWSKVDPLLARTACLAIQRLSEDDKKKLLASSSARIFGFLESLITGFWLPANIWFAAADKAIAAIYAIHPTPETIAADMIKKSLSSVCNDGGVNVQSDIDTSSGSMPLTVQVAKLSRCLFIISHVAMNQLVYIESCARKIQKQKLTKEKKDNENQNLDSNGTVSTGTQKDNDINAELGFAASEDAALDALFEKAEKEIVSGGSNEKNLIGICATFLSKLCKNLGLMQKYPELQASAMLALCRLMIIDADFCDANLQLLFTVVEGAHSEIVRSNCTIALGDLAVRFPNLLEPWTENMYARLKDPCASVRKNAVLVLSHLILNDMMKVKGYINEMAVRLEDEDERISNLAKLFFLELSKKGNNPIYNLLPDILSKLSQQNLSKDSFCNIMQFLIASIKKDRQMEALVEKLCHRFSGVTDVRQWEYISYCLSQLSFTEKGMKKLIELFKSYEHVLSEDSVMDHFRNILNKQGKKFAKLELKACIEEFEDKLNKFHTDKKEQEVTARNAQIHQQKIGSREGFTVTINSEDHLSSNSSSDETEGEIIDAYTEEATMPLNERSESKLVSESHSGASSELTESDQGDIETRDIEIQSPQVKTKGVQRSRTNKSNVKGGTKRTIRSKR
- the LOC100820482 gene encoding condensin complex subunit 1 isoform X2, coding for MAPLFVFPRTLEDLEHEGREDDDRLYVQNPVNIASLVSSQLEEFVKGVSFDLSDKEILCVEEQDVFDRVYSLVRGFALLSPSSKLNLLETLRSNLAVLLPNFDSLSRASHDHHVPLASHRNAFKIYTFFLLNIFLLSNNNNASKVVAPSARKKPAVNSWNWEAQRARILNLIANSLEINLELLFGSPDLDENYLSFITKNAFFMFEDATLLKDSDLKDALCRIIGACSTKYHYTAQSCASIMHLIHKYDFVVTHMADAVAGAEKKYADGSLAMSLVREIGRTNPKDYVKDTVGAENVGRFLVELADRIPKLISTNIGILVPHFGGESYKIRNALVAVLGKLIAKAFKDVDGGEVTSKSIRLRTKQAMLEILLERCRDVSAYTRSRVLQVWAELCEEHSISIGLWNEVAEVAAGRLEDKSAIVRKSALNLLIMMLQHNPFGPQLRIASFEATLDQYKKKLKELEPSEGAEPSSDTDIYNGDGEVDDLNCENVVKGQQLDSLTDSCLSQSEEAIPLQNSSVPDVGNLEQTRALVASLEAGLRFSKCIGATMPTLVQLMASSSATDVENTILLLMRCKQFQIDDSEECLRKMLPLVFSQDKSIYEAVESAFHTIYIRKSPIETANNLLSLATDSNIGDLAALEFIVGALVSKGEISSSTISALWDFFCFNVGGTTAEQSRGALSVLCMVAKTSSGVLGSHFQDIIDIGFGRWSKVDPLLARTACLAIQRLSEDDKKKLLASSSARIFGFLESLITGFWLPANIWFAAADKAIAAIYAIHPTPETIAADMIKKSLSSVCNDGGVNVQSDIDTSSGSMPLTVQVAKLSRCLFIISHVAMNQLVYIESCARKIQKQKLTKEKKDNENQNLDSNGTVSTGTQKDNDINAELGFAASEDAALDALFEKAEKEIVSGGSNEKNLIGICATFLSKLCKNLGLMQKYPELQASAMLALCRLMIIDADFCDANLQLLFTVVEGAHSEIVRSNCTIALGDLAVRFPNLLEPWTENMYARLKDPCASVRKNAVLVLSHLILNDMMKVKGYINEMAVRLEDEDERISNLAKLFFLELSKKGNNPIYNLLPDILSKLSQQNLSKDSFCNIMQFLIASIKKDRQMEALVEKLCHRFSGVTDVRQWEYISYCLSQLSFTEKGMKKLIELFKSYEHVLSEDSVMDHFRNILNKGKKFAKLELKACIEEFEDKLNKFHTDKKEQEVTARNAQIHQQKIGSREGFTVTINSEDHLSSNSSSDETEGEIIDAYTEEATMPLNERSESKLVSESHSGASSELTESDQGDIETRDIEIQSPQVKTKGVQRSRTNKSNVKGGTKRTIRSKR